Genomic segment of Arachis stenosperma cultivar V10309 chromosome 4, arast.V10309.gnm1.PFL2, whole genome shotgun sequence:
aagaactgcGTGTGTGTatttggaagaaaaagaaaaaaaaagaggaagagaaaaaaaaggaaagaagaaaaatttgcATGTGCAAatttggaagaagaagaagaaaaaagatgaggaggaggagaagaaagaaacagagaaggagaagaaaacagaaaaagaggagaaaaaggagaaagagacagagaaggagaagaaaacagaaaaagaggagaaaaaggagaaagagacgtataatttaaaaaaattgttataacaacttggttaaatttaattaagtattttatttgatgtaaaattttattaatttttttattataagaattttctattttaagtctaataaaacttaaaatttatttgattctaatatttatggttaatttTTTCTGCAAAATTGAAGGATGCCGTATCAAGTTAACTAACCAAATCAGAACAGAATATAGGACCAAAAGCttattcaaatcaaattttgtattcaaagtttaaaatattaatattttaataattgatttttttattataaaaactatcattaatatttaaaatgtaaGCCTAAAATTTTGGATTTAAATACCATATTTATTAGGCTGTGCAAGTGGGTGAAATGGAACATCATAAATTCATAATGTCAAAAGACAATCGTCAGCATATCTTACCATTAATGTTTTCATTCATTATTGTGTATTGGCACAAGAGAAATTATATGTTTGTAACTTCGTATCATATTTGTTTATGGTGTAATTAGGTATCtattataatttattctttaattagttattatttatcgtaataattatttttagatattatattttaatttttttataaatttaaaatttaaaatttaaaattatatttttttaattagaatatttatatttaagtttaaataaaacaaaacaaaaataataaactaaaattaaactctaaccaaattaaaattaaaatagtactATTAAAATCATTTTTTCGATTTTAAGATCggtatatatgattttttattctaattagcaaaaataattaacacaattatttttaaatgaGTTTTAGAtggattaaaaaattatttagtatataattttgtaattttaaaagTGTTTATTAATGTATACAACAAATAACATGGTTTAACATTAGCCTAATAGTAGGACGACTGCTTTGTTTTATGACAAATAACGTTGTCTTTTTCTTTGAGTATACgaaaatttctattttattagttttatatGTGTGGTTCAAAAAATTTGTTTAACAACTTCGTTCTTGgacttaaatataaaaaaagtgCTATATATATTGAACTGCTCTCAAAACTAAAGTAGCAAAagagaatcaatttttttattattatttgtgttaaaataaaaatattttttgttaagaaAATATAAACACAAATTTAATAAAGTTTAGATGtgtactaaaaatattttatatgttatcttattattttaaatgtgttaaaaaattatttatacaaaaaaatataaatacagtTTTAAACGAATTTTAGATGTATATCAAAAGTATTTTGTGTGTTGtcttattattttagatatgttataaatatatataaaatgataaaaaagcACAAACAAAATAATCACACCAGACATATCATCAATATTttgaaatattaatataatgTTAAATATCAACTTCTACTAATACCTACTATAGTATACATTCTTCATGAaactaagaaataaaaaaaattgaagttgCTTATTTTGTGAATAAGAAATGCCAAATTTCtgtgaataataaaaaaaaattaaaacagtaaataaaaaaaaactaaaattgtaaATGAATAATTATCAGTCatacatagaaataaaataatataaatagagtaatttgaatgattaattttttgaaaaacgtaaaatataaaaagatagTTATTTAACTGTGTTAatcatttgtatttttaaaatttaaattaaataaaagtgtTCATGGTTCCTAAAATTTAAGAAATatgattaaataaaaataaaaaataatataataaagtaattaaatttaaaggccgattaaaagataaattttaaaagacaaatagtattattgatttgtTTATAATGATTAAATGAAAACGCTCTACAAATTAAATAGGTTTGTTTTTTCGCATTAATAttaagaagataaaaaaatcacaaaataataattaataaaattaaataatacaaattttaattttttttgttattaaatattttttatttttctcgtGTATAAATATACTCCATCAATTATGAATATATTTTTCTAGTACTCAAACACCAAAACAATCCCTCCcaacaagaacaagaagatggAGGTTAATGGTAACGTAGTTATGGAGAAGAAAACAATAGCTAGTAGAGCACATTGTTTGGTACTAGCATACCCAGCACAAGGTCACATAAATCCTATGATTCAATTCTCAAAGCTTTTGGTACATGAAGGAGTGAAAGTGACATTATGCACAACCCGCTCCTTCATCAAGAAGTTGCAAAACTTGCCACCTTCCATGTCCCTTGAATCCATCTCTGATGGATTTGACAACGGTGGGATTCAAGTAGCTGAATCCGTCAAGGCCTATTTGGACAAGTTCTCGCAAGTGGGCCCACAAACCCTTATTGAGCTTCTTCAGAATCTTGCTCAATTAGGGTACCCTGTAGATTGCATAATCTATGATGCACTCATGACTTGGGTTCTTGATGTTGCAAAAAAAGTTGGCATAATTGGAGCTTCTTATCTTACTCAAAATATGAGTGTGAATAGCATATATTATCATTTTCAATTGGGTAAGATTAAGGTTCCTATTAGTGATGAGGATGAGATTTTGCTTCCTTCTATGCCCAAACTTCAAAAGTGGGACTTGCCTTCTATGAGGATGAGATTTGGTTGTTGTGGCGGAGGagtagtggtggtggtggtggaaggTGTTGTCGGGAGAGAGAACTTCCATTGGGTGAAGTTTTGGGAGGTtgtggaggaagaagaagaggtgGAGGATTCGCATGAGTTGCGAAGGTTGTGAGGTGGTTGTAGTGGTGGCGGCGGTGGCAATAGTGGAGGAGTGCTGGGGAGGGGTGGTGGGTGGAGGGTGCTGCCGGTGGGGCTGAAAAAAGTTTGGGCAGGGAGGAGATTTTTAGTCCTTACAACAATTTTTAGTGACACGTGGCACATACATTTGACAACTCAGCCTCCACCTGACACGTCATCCAGGCAACCTGTTGGCAACCGGTTACAGGGGTCGATACGTCCACTAATATTGATGGTTGAGGACCTGGTTAAAGTTTCTGGATAATAAAGGTGTGACATGTCCCAATTTAAAATGCTCAGGGTCGAAAAGGATATTTACTCTATATATTCTAAGTGTTGTATGGGTTTTTCACTCTTCCGTCGAAATTGGAAAACGATTATTTTGATACTTATCTAAAATTTATGGTTTTCAGAATCTAAATTCTATGAGCAGTACAGTACCAActcttttttagttttttatgtGTGTCAGTTAATATATCtatgttaaaattataaattataaaaaaataaaatcaaagttTTTGAagtatttattataataaatttagtactaattttaatatatatgtttagaatatatattaataaaagttttaaacaaataataatatttaaaagatagagtaaaataataaattagtcCTTTATGTTTGGACATAATTCTATTTTAGTTCTTAAGATTTAAAGTATATTATttgaagttaaaaaaattttatttagctTTAATATAGTCCCACTGTGAGatcaatattaaataattaacggaaTGTCCTACATGATAACAGTACAAGAACAAGgtcaataatataaaaaataagtacAAATTTAAAAGGCACAAAATCAACTTTGGATGCattaatacatttatttatcgtTCTCCTTGTTctatagaaaatatttcatttaaattgtaagaaaaatgataaataagtGTATTGATACGGTTGATTTAAATTGTTTTCTAAATTATCGACATTGTTCTTGTACGGTTATCATGTAAGACATtccattaattatttaactttgattTCACAGTAAAACTATATATATTGaagttaaataaattttttttggattcaaataagAGACTTTAAACCTTAAAAACTAAAACAGGATTACGTCTAAacgtaaaaaattaatttagtattttatccgaaaagataataaaaattattttatttaatatttattaattattattaagaataattatataattttaaatagaatatatatataattataaatattatatataaaaaatataaatattaaaataaataaaataattataaataagtGTGCAATTTCTTGGGCTTTGAAGCACCCCCACGCCCCACCACTAAAAATGAATTATTGTGGAGCATATCTTATCCTAATGCCATGCTTTTATTAATAGCGTTTTTCCatgtataaataataaaaaaaaaaacacacacacacagaaaacaagaacaagaagatggAGATTAATCACAAAGTAGTTACCAAGAACACAACCATAGCTAATGGACCACATTGTTTGGTCCTAGCATTCCCAGCACAAGGTCACATAAATCCTATGATTCAATTCTCAAAGCTTTTGGTACATGAAGGAGTGAAAGTAACACTATGCACAACCCGCTCCTTTATCAAGAAGTTGCAAAACTTGCCACCTTCCATGTCCCTTGAATCCATTTCTGATGGATTTGACAATGGTTATGAAGGTATATCCCCCCGGATTTATATACCCAAGTTTTTGCAAGTGGGCCAACAGACCCTTATTGAGCTTCTTGAGAATCTTGCTCAATTAGGGTACCCTGTGGATTGCATAATCTATGATTCATTCATGCCTTGGGCTCTTGATGTTGCAAAAAAACATGGTATAACTGGGGCTTCTTATCTTACTCAAAATATGGGTGTGAATAGTATATACTATCATGTTCAATTGGGTAAGATTAAGGTTCCTATTAGTGATGAGGATGAGATTTTGCTTCCTTCTATGCCCAAACTTCAAAAGTGGGACTtgccttctttcttcttcacataTGAGGAAGAACCCGCTCAGTTTAAGTTTCTTGTGGATCAGTTCTCCAACATTCAAAATGCTGATTGGGTCTTGTGCAATTCAATCTATGAGCTCGACAAAGAGGTAccaaatttattttgtttatttcaaCATATATTTTGTGAACGCCTAATTAAAAGGTTAGGGATGTGTCCATGGATCTTAGTATTCACTTATATGTTCATAACAGGcaaaattgatatattttttattgaaaaaaaatgtcTGATCTGAACACCTTTAAGTATGTTTAAATTATTAACATTATTGAAATAGGACGAAAaattttggaagaaaaattttaattttcactcCAAAACTAAAACAAGATGAAATAATATAAGATATTTGGgataaaaatatatagaatATTCTAACCGATAGAAATGaatgtgaaaaaaataaaacagaactttattcttattataaatataactaTGTACTTCTATCAAGATTATATTCAGATTAAAATAggattgataaaataattaaaacataacgagtctattattttttaattaattaagtctAAACCAGTGTTGTAAGAATCGGATCAGATTGATCGATTCAATTAAAAAGTCGATAAATTAGACCTTCAATCAATCCGGTCCAGTGATATGAccgtttaaaaattaaaatcagtGAAAACGGTTTAAAATCGATGAAAATCAGTTaaaaccaataaaaattgaTAGAAAACTGACCCAACCAAATCAAtctagaaaaaattttaaaattgttgaaGATGTAGTTTAAACTTAACTCATTCTTGTTATTATAAGCTTCCCTTATTACTAAGTTATGTTATTCATTATTACTTTAAATGCTAATTATTAATTCTAcagtaaaaaatataataattttgttaatattattttaattttatattcacctatatttaaattaattatatattttattattcataattattaatataaatattattaaatatataaataaaaatatcaaatatttttattaattaccgtattattattcttttttatgattatatgattttattaaatattattttttaataaaaataatataataaatataaactaattaattagttattgaaataaaaaatatttactttagtatgaaaataaaattaaaaaaattattatgaaaaaatactataattttatatatttatttaatgataattgaattataatttgttgattagaatttgttaaaatttgattatttttaaaatattagtaaatatatctattttaaattttaattttagacttttaattattttatatttttttatttacgtaGGATCCGTTTTATCAGTTCAACCAATAATTTATTGGTTAAATCAACCAATAGTTTAATCAATTTAATCACTAATTCGATTCTTACTATAGCCCAAACCACCGACAAGTGCCGTCAATATGGCAGCATTTTCATATTTTGCTGCACAATCGCCACTGCATTCCTTGTAGCAGCACTTAAGAACAGCCTCTCTCCGAAACCCTTTTTTGTAGTGCATTTTTATTATGATAGTAAAAGTAAGAAGTAAATACTAAATCGGTACTCGAAAGATTCTGACGCTGACAAAATGGTACTTGACTTTtgttattaacaaaataatccctgaaaaattttaaaatttgacaagtGTACCCCTGTGCTCGTCGGAGCACATTTCCGACGAACACAATGTTGATGTGACCACCGTGGTTTGGTGACCTGACAAACCCCCTCTAACCCTAATCCGTCCTCTCCCTCCTCAACGGCTTAATCTCTCACATGCCAAGAACAGTTTTCCCCTCTCCCTACTGATTTGCTCTTCCCGTTCTTGTTTTATTGGTGATTTCCTATAATAACAATAGCCAGCCGTAGCAGTATAGCAGTCTCCCACCTCCGTCCCCAATCTCCCTCCACCTAAGAAACAGATACCAATGTTTTCTTCAGAATACGATATGTCATTTTTGCCCAACAGCAAAAAACCAAGGCACACTAAAACGCAATCTCAAAGACAGACTCAGCGACTTACCTGATTGCGTCCTCCTCCACATGCTCTCCTTTGTGAATGCCAAACACACCGTTCAAACCTGCGTCCTCTCGCACCGCTGGAGGAATCTCTGGAAGCTTCTCCCAACCTTCACTCTTCACTCTTCCCGCTTCTGGACCTTCAAAACCTTCACAAAATTTGTTTCCACCCTTCTCACCCGACGCGACACCTCCTCCGCCGTCCTCAACCTCGAATTTGAGCGCCATCGTTGCATCGAGCCTCACGTCCTCCAAAAAATTTCCAATTATGCGATCTCTCATAAGGTTCGCAACTTAAGTATCTCGATGAAAAGCTATATCGTTCACATTCCTCAGGCAATTTTCTCGTGCAAGACGTTGACGTTTTTTAGGCTCTTTGTTTAACCTAGGAGTTATATCTACGGAAATACATTGTTCCTGAAATCGCTGAACTTAACAGCATTGACGAGCCTGCATCTTCAGCATTTCACGTTCTGCGCTAGCGGTGGTAACGCTAATGACAGGGGGAAGCATTGGAGAGGAAAAGGGGGGAGTGCGTTGGGGAGGGAGAGGGAAGGGGGAGTGTCCGTTGGGTAGAGGGAGAGAAGGGGGGTTGCGATGGGAAGGGAGAAGGAGGAGAAGTGTGCGTTAGGGAGGGAGGAGGGATTAGGGTTTGTGGTGGTTTGCCAATTCACCAAACACACGGTGGCCATGTCAGCATTGTGTTTGTCGGAGATTTGTTCCGGTGAACTCGGGGACATgtttgttaaatttttaaaaatttttaggtACCATTTTATCAATAAGAAAAGTTAGGTACCATTTTGTCAGCGTTAGAATCTTTCGAGTACTAATTTGGTATCTACCTCGTAAAACTAAattgttttttattataataaagaCATTAAACATTATGGTAtacataattttataatataaaagaaaatatatgaaaattgaaataattttattaatgtataaatatatcttttaaaatatgaattataGTTTAGTAGATTCTGATATGTCTATATTTATGATAATAACGTTAGTTATATAagtattgttaaaattaaagctacctttttttataataattattttagtaatattttttaaaatattatcatTATTGTAATCTGTGTAGCATGGACATACTAGAATGACCCTTTTAGTTTTGCATCTAATATTTGTTCAATAATATTTGTTTTCAGATTGCTGAATGGACAACAAAGATTTGGCCAAAATTTAGATCTGTAGGTCCAAACATACCATCTATGATCTTAGATAACCGGATTAAAGATGACCAAGATTATGAAGTTGCACAATTCAAGCGTGAAGATTGCATAGAATGGCTAGACAACAAGCCAAAGGGGTCAGTTATTTATGT
This window contains:
- the LOC130976599 gene encoding UDP-glycosyltransferase 74G1-like, whose amino-acid sequence is MEVNGNVVMEKKTIASRAHCLVLAYPAQGHINPMIQFSKLLVHEGVKVTLCTTRSFIKKLQNLPPSMSLESISDGFDNGGIQVAESVKAYLDKFSQVGPQTLIELLQNLAQLGYPVDCIIYDALMTWVLDVAKKVGIIGASYLTQNMSVNSIYYHFQLGKIKVPISDEDEILLPSMPKLQKWDLPSFFFTYEEEPAQFKFLVDQFSNIQNADWVLCNSIYELDKEIAEWTTKIWPKFRSVGPNIPSMILDNRIKDDQDYEVAQFKREDCIEWLDNKPKGSVIYVSFGSIVPLNEEQMGEIAYALRDSNHYFLWVVRASEENKLPKDFEKISEKGLIVTWCSQLKVLQHEAIACFVTHCGWNSTLETLSLGVPTIAMPQWSDQATNAKYIVDVWKVGIRAPFDDDKKKIVRREALKKCIMEMVDGEQGKEIKKNATQLKKLILEAASVGGSSHGNILEFVNSLQGTTCG